One window of the Equus caballus isolate H_3958 breed thoroughbred chromosome 2, TB-T2T, whole genome shotgun sequence genome contains the following:
- the P3R3URF gene encoding PIK3R3 upstream open reading frame protein, protein MGPSHLVRVPRPRGLSSPYRRPGMGWPRPRFPRMFKCSHRRYRQKPQGPAATAAATNLGTMAMGINNTRIATTSVWIFAPQVLRHFCQPSSFLIL, encoded by the exons ATGGGGCCTTCTCACCTTGTCCGCGTCCCTCGGCCCCGGGGCTTAAGTTCCCCCTATCGCAGGCCAGGTATGGGATGGCCTCGGCCCCGGTTTCCCAGGATGTTCAAGTGTAGCCACAGAAGGTACCGGCAGAAACCCCAAGGCCCAGCTGCCACTGCTGCAGCCACCAATCTTGGCACCATGGCCATGGGTATCAACAATACCCGCATTGCCACCACCAGCGTGTGGATCTTTGCACCGCAAG TTCTCAGACACTTCTGTCAACCCAGCAGCTTCCTGATCCTCTAG